A genomic window from Thunnus thynnus chromosome 12, fThuThy2.1, whole genome shotgun sequence includes:
- the loxl5b gene encoding lysyl oxidase-like 5b isoform X1 — translation MAKLSLLFLYFSQGLLPLITGQQQRTGPWRQRIQWENNGQVYSLVSTGSEYQSPVRSRSQSRVYMSSSDGMRSQVSGARRGATRVRTGHSESRQYRYDQVVEPGSIAPGYDSRQYVPVNGRASGARQQPPERPHRARSAGYPGARRFNHENSMNTSSAGSFTDFQGRRGGVSRVDATALQPGPGAQYQPLRTVPEAMPVSRQPVQTNHPIPGNPSTFGRESEAPAPFPALSEDVANRATSYGEDMVNDDPRNPLKNHRNSVLYNMYPTRGRSAARTQPRPPGTGHGTRYFQNGLPDLVPDPYAIQAGAYIQRMQMYALRCAAEENCLARSAYGPAVRDIDFRVLLRFPQKVKNQGTTDFLPVKPRHQWEWHSCHQHYHSMDAFSNYDLLDVVTGRKVAEGHKASFCLEDTGCDPGFRRRYACTAHTQGLSPGCHDVYAANIDCQWIDITDVPPGNYILKVMVNPNFHVMESDFNNNVVRCDITYTGTYVQTRNCRITRG, via the exons ATGGCAAAATTGTCTCTTTTATTCTTATACTTTTCCCAAGGACTACTTCCACTCATCACTGGACAGCAGCAGCGCACCGGGCCTTGGCGGCAACGGATTCAGTGGGAGAACAACGGGCAGGTATATAGTTTAGTGAGCACTGGGTCAGAGTATCAGTCTCCGGTTCGGTCCAGAAGCCAGTCGAGGGTTTATATGAGCAGCAGTGATGGCATGAGGAGCCAGGTGTCGGGAGCGCGCAGAGGAGCTACCCGTGTAAGAACCGGACACTCTGAGTCCAGACAGTACAGGTATGACCAGGTGGTAGAACCAGGATCTATTGCACCTGGATACGATAGCAGACAGTATGTGCCCGTTAACGGTCGCGCATCAGGGGCCAGACAGCAGCCACCTGAGCGCCCTCACAGAGCAAGATCTGCAGGTTATCCAGGCGCACGACGATTCAACCATGAAAACAGCATGAACACCTCTTCTGCGGGGAGTTTTACAGATTTCCAGGGCAGAAGAGGAGGTGTTTCCCGCGTGGATGCTACTGCACTGCAACCGGGGCCCGGTGCGCAATACCAGCCGTTACGCACGGTGCCAGAGGCGATGCCTGTCTCCAGGCAACCCGTGCAGACGAACCATCCAATCCCGGGAAATCCCTCAACTTTTGGGAGGGAGTCTGAGGCCCCTGCTCCTTTCCCTGCACTTAGTGAGGATGTTGCAAACCGGGCAACCAGTTATGGAGAGGACATGGTTAACGATGACCCTCGAAACCCGTTAAAAAACCACAGGAATTCAGTTCTCTACAACATGTATCCCACGAGAGGGAGGTCAGCGGCTCGCACACAGCCCCGTCCGCCTGGCACAGGACATGGAACAAGATATTTCCAAAATG GACTGCCAGACCTGGTGCCAGACCCATATGCCATCCAAGCAGGTGCTTATATCCAGCGCATGCAGATGTATGCGCTCCGCTGTGCAGCTGAGGAGAACTGTCTAGCCAG GTCAGCTTACGGACCCGCCGTGCGAGACATCGACTTCAGAGTCCTCCTGCGGTTCCCACAGAAAGTGAAGAATCAAGGCACCACTGACTTCCTTCCTGTCAAGCCGAGACATCAGTGGGAGTGGCACAGCTGTCACCA ACATTACCACAGCATGGATGCCTTCAGTAACTACGACCTGCTGGACGTCGTCACTGGGCGTAAAGTCGCAGAAGGACACAAGGCCAGTTTCTGTCTGGAGGATACAGGCTGTGACCCGGGTTTCAGGCGGCGTTACGCATGCACGGCTCATACACAG gGTCTGAGTCCAGGATGCCATGACGTCTATGCTGCCAACATCGACTGTCAGTGGATTGACATCACTGATGTACCTCCAGGAAACTATATCTTAAAG GTTATGGTCAATCCCAATTTCCACGTCATGGAGTCAGACTTCAACAACAACGTAGTGAGATGTGATATCACATACACAGGAACTTATGTCCAGACACGCAACTGTCGAATAACAAG GGGTTGA
- the loxl5b gene encoding lysyl oxidase-like 5b isoform X2, giving the protein MSSSDGMRSQVSGARRGATRVRTGHSESRQYRYDQVVEPGSIAPGYDSRQYVPVNGRASGARQQPPERPHRARSAGYPGARRFNHENSMNTSSAGSFTDFQGRRGGVSRVDATALQPGPGAQYQPLRTVPEAMPVSRQPVQTNHPIPGNPSTFGRESEAPAPFPALSEDVANRATSYGEDMVNDDPRNPLKNHRNSVLYNMYPTRGRSAARTQPRPPGTGHGTRYFQNGLPDLVPDPYAIQAGAYIQRMQMYALRCAAEENCLARSAYGPAVRDIDFRVLLRFPQKVKNQGTTDFLPVKPRHQWEWHSCHQHYHSMDAFSNYDLLDVVTGRKVAEGHKASFCLEDTGCDPGFRRRYACTAHTQGLSPGCHDVYAANIDCQWIDITDVPPGNYILKVMVNPNFHVMESDFNNNVVRCDITYTGTYVQTRNCRITRG; this is encoded by the exons ATGAGCAGCAGTGATGGCATGAGGAGCCAGGTGTCGGGAGCGCGCAGAGGAGCTACCCGTGTAAGAACCGGACACTCTGAGTCCAGACAGTACAGGTATGACCAGGTGGTAGAACCAGGATCTATTGCACCTGGATACGATAGCAGACAGTATGTGCCCGTTAACGGTCGCGCATCAGGGGCCAGACAGCAGCCACCTGAGCGCCCTCACAGAGCAAGATCTGCAGGTTATCCAGGCGCACGACGATTCAACCATGAAAACAGCATGAACACCTCTTCTGCGGGGAGTTTTACAGATTTCCAGGGCAGAAGAGGAGGTGTTTCCCGCGTGGATGCTACTGCACTGCAACCGGGGCCCGGTGCGCAATACCAGCCGTTACGCACGGTGCCAGAGGCGATGCCTGTCTCCAGGCAACCCGTGCAGACGAACCATCCAATCCCGGGAAATCCCTCAACTTTTGGGAGGGAGTCTGAGGCCCCTGCTCCTTTCCCTGCACTTAGTGAGGATGTTGCAAACCGGGCAACCAGTTATGGAGAGGACATGGTTAACGATGACCCTCGAAACCCGTTAAAAAACCACAGGAATTCAGTTCTCTACAACATGTATCCCACGAGAGGGAGGTCAGCGGCTCGCACACAGCCCCGTCCGCCTGGCACAGGACATGGAACAAGATATTTCCAAAATG GACTGCCAGACCTGGTGCCAGACCCATATGCCATCCAAGCAGGTGCTTATATCCAGCGCATGCAGATGTATGCGCTCCGCTGTGCAGCTGAGGAGAACTGTCTAGCCAG GTCAGCTTACGGACCCGCCGTGCGAGACATCGACTTCAGAGTCCTCCTGCGGTTCCCACAGAAAGTGAAGAATCAAGGCACCACTGACTTCCTTCCTGTCAAGCCGAGACATCAGTGGGAGTGGCACAGCTGTCACCA ACATTACCACAGCATGGATGCCTTCAGTAACTACGACCTGCTGGACGTCGTCACTGGGCGTAAAGTCGCAGAAGGACACAAGGCCAGTTTCTGTCTGGAGGATACAGGCTGTGACCCGGGTTTCAGGCGGCGTTACGCATGCACGGCTCATACACAG gGTCTGAGTCCAGGATGCCATGACGTCTATGCTGCCAACATCGACTGTCAGTGGATTGACATCACTGATGTACCTCCAGGAAACTATATCTTAAAG GTTATGGTCAATCCCAATTTCCACGTCATGGAGTCAGACTTCAACAACAACGTAGTGAGATGTGATATCACATACACAGGAACTTATGTCCAGACACGCAACTGTCGAATAACAAG GGGTTGA